In Massilistercora timonensis, the following are encoded in one genomic region:
- a CDS encoding 5-bromo-4-chloroindolyl phosphate hydrolysis family protein has translation MKKEICVIALSFVFDLFFFYFLFGMLRWNFLFSAVLAVLLYMALTLLLKPVRKIGKVKVETLRDGEHLREKLEEARADLKSIERSMTKIRDLELKEESERLHRTAGNILKYLEENPGKIPQARQFIDYYQDTASQLLEKYVDLQNTGLNTEDTRRLKVQTEEAIRTLNEAFENQFQKLMSEELLDMEAELQLLRQTMKMEGHSTTRQANGGEKGGAREI, from the coding sequence ATGAAGAAAGAGATTTGTGTGATCGCTCTCAGCTTTGTGTTTGATTTGTTCTTTTTCTATTTTCTGTTTGGGATGCTGCGCTGGAACTTCCTCTTCAGCGCAGTGTTGGCGGTGCTTTTGTATATGGCGCTCACGTTGCTTCTGAAACCGGTGAGAAAGATCGGGAAGGTGAAGGTGGAGACCCTGAGGGACGGAGAACATTTAAGGGAGAAGCTGGAAGAAGCCAGGGCGGATCTTAAGAGCATCGAGCGGTCCATGACGAAGATCCGGGATCTGGAACTGAAGGAAGAATCGGAGCGGCTTCACCGGACGGCGGGAAACATCCTGAAGTATCTGGAGGAAAATCCAGGGAAGATCCCCCAGGCCCGGCAATTCATTGACTATTATCAGGATACGGCGTCCCAGCTGCTGGAGAAATATGTGGATCTGCAGAATACCGGCCTTAATACGGAGGATACCAGACGACTGAAGGTACAGACAGAGGAAGCCATCCGTACTCTGAATGAGGCGTTTGAGAATCAGTTCCAGAAGCTGATGTCGGAGGAGCTTCTGGATATGGAAGCAGAGCTCCAGCTGCTGCGGCAGACGATGAAGATGGAAGGACACAGTACCACCCGGCAGGCGAACGGGGGAGAAAAAGGAGGCGCCAGAGAGATATGA